A window of the Rhinoraja longicauda isolate Sanriku21f chromosome 20, sRhiLon1.1, whole genome shotgun sequence genome harbors these coding sequences:
- the itfg2 gene encoding KICSTOR complex protein ITFG2, whose amino-acid sequence MRSVSYVERAALDFTGNLFTQAICLGDADNDGLNELVVGDTNGKLYVYKNDDCKPWITRSCIGMVTCVGVGDICNKGKNFVVAVGAEGWFHIFDLSSISTKSDTSGHHDCLFSDEQKALYTQHIPANTKVMLISDIDGDGKCEMVVGYTDRVVRAFRWEDSSIDCSGQLVLLKKWLLEGQVDSLTVNPGCDGSPELMVSQPGCAYAVLLCTWKLDQDKVPKRNPSGASNSEGLIRDVILHQTSGRIHNKNVSTHLIGSINRGSCDDASKSGLFALCTLDGTLKLMDGSDKLLWSVQVDHQLFALEKLDVTGDGREEVVACAWDGQTYIIDQNRSVVRFQFDENVSAFCAGMYACKHGRNSPCLVYVSFNHKIYVYWRVELERMESTNILKVLETDEFRDLLQATSVDAGNTSAVQAVLHHTLYFPDQLEDIVSRRISS is encoded by the exons ATGCGCTCCGTCAGCTATGTGGAGAGAGCGGCGCTGGACTTCACCGGCAACCTCTTCACACAGGCCATCTGCCTGGGAGACGCCGACAACGACGGG TTGAATGAACTGGTGGTTGGGGATACCAATGGGAAACTATACGTATACAAAAACGATGACTGTAAACCATGGATCACACGGTCTTGCATTGGGATG GTGACTTGCGTAGGTGTAGGTGACATCTGCAACAAAGGGAAG AATTTTGTTGTGGCTGTGGGAGCAGAGGGTTGGTTCCATATCTTTGATCTCAGCAGCATATCAACCAAGTCAGACACTTCTGGTCACCATGACTGCCTATTTAGTGATGAACAGAAAGCGTTATACACCCAGCACATCCCTGCTAACACCAAGGTGATGCTCATTAGTGACATCG ATGGGGATGGAAAGTGTGAAATGGTGGTAGGTTACACTGACCGTGTCGTGAGAGCATTTCGATGGGAAGACTCCTCGATCGATTGTTCCGGACAGCTGGTACTGCTGAAAAAATGGCTTCTGGAAGGACAG GTCGACAGCCTCACAGTGAATCCAGGGTGTGATGGGTCACCGGAGCTGATGGTCTCACAGCCAGGCTGTGCCTATGCTGTTCTCCTCTGCACCTGGAAACTGGATCAAGACAAAGTACCAAAACGAAATCCATCGGGAGCATCAAACAG TGAGGGGCTCATTAGGGATGTCATTCTACATCAGACTTCAGGCCGGATTCATAATAAGAATGTTTCCACTCATTTGATCGGCAGCATAAACAGAG GCTCTTGCGATGATGCATCCAAGTCCGGTTTGTTTGCACTATGCACACTGGATG GAACCCTGAAACTGATGGATGGGTCAGATAAACTTCTATGGTCTGTTCAAGTGGATCATCAACTCTTTGCCTTGGAGAAGTTAGATGTAACG GGTGACGGGCGAGAAGAAGTCGTGGCCTGTGCGTGGGACGGTCAAACCTACATCATTGACCAAAATAGGTCTGTGGTTCGCTTTCAGTTTGACGAGAACGTCAGCGCGTTTTGTGCTG GCATGTATGCATGTAAACACGGTCGCAACAGCCCCTGCTTGGTGTACGTCAGCTTCAACCACAAGATCTATGTGTACTGGAGGGTGGAGCTGGAGAGAATGGAGTCCACCAACATCCTGAAGGTGCTGGAGACAGACGAGTTCAGGGACTTACTACAAGCAACATCCGTCG ACGCAGGTAACACCAGTGCTGTCCAGGCTGTTCTCCACCACACCCTCTACTTTCCCGATCAGCTTGAAGACATTGTCTCACGGAGGATAAGCAGCTGA